A genomic region of Mus musculus strain C57BL/6J chromosome 7, GRCm38.p6 C57BL/6J contains the following coding sequences:
- the Olfr291 gene encoding olfactory receptor 291 — translation MEMDVYNLTTVTQFILIGLSDLPEVRYPLFVAFVIIYQITLLGNGLILLAIVTEKKLQTPMYYLLANLSLLDIFCPSATVPKMLKNLLTEDHSISFVGCALQLYFLVALAGTEVFLLAVMAYDRYVAICFPLRYSLIMTKVRCVQLLFGTWAAGFLNSFVHTMSTFSLSFCKSNRVNQYYCDIPPVVALSCSSTYMAEVLLLVIASIFGVGAFLITLISYIYIVSTILKIRSAEGKRKAFSTCASHLLVVFLFYGTTIFTYMRPTSSQHSPGRDRLISMLYGVITPMLNPIIYSLRNTEVKGALRKVLHLRICSQTA, via the coding sequence ATGGAGATGGACGTCTACAATCTTACCACAGTGACTCAGTTCATCCTCATAGGGCTCTCTGACCTCCCTGAAGTGCGCTATCCACTCTTTGTGGCCTTTGTCATCATCTATCAGATCACTTTACTGGGAAATGGGCTCATCCTCTTGGCCATTGTGACTGAGAAAAAGCTTCAAACTCCCATGTATTACTTGTTGGCAAATCTGTCCTTACTGGACATATTCTGCCCATCAGCTACTGTCCCCAAGATGCTCAAGAATCTCTTGACTGAGGATCACAGCATTTCCTTTGTTGGGTGTGCTTTACAGCTCTATTTCCTGGTGGCCCTAGCTGGGACTGAAGTCTTCTTGCTGGCTGTGATGGCTTATGACCGGTATGTGGCCATATGCTTTCCTCTACGTTACTCTCTCATTATGACCAAGGTTCGCTGTGTGCAGCTGTTGTTTGGGACTTGGGCAGCTGGGTTTCTGAACTCTTTTGTCCACACAATGTCCACCTTTAGCCTTTCTTTCTGCAAGTCTAATAGAGTTAACCAGTATTATTGTGATATTCCACCTGTGGTGGCCCTGTCATGCTCATCCACCTATATGGCAGAAGTGCTTCTTTTAGTGATAGCAAGTATCTTTGGGGTTGGTGCTTTTCTGATCACTTTGATCTCCTACATATACATTGTCTCCACCATCCTAAAGATCCGGTCAGCAGAAGGAAAGCGCAAAGCTTTCTCCACATGTGCTTCCCATCTTCTTGTAGTCTTCTTGTTCTATGGTACAACTATATTTACCTATATGCGCCCAACCTCCAGTCAACACTCTCCTGGAAGAGACAGACTCATCTCTATGTTGTATGGGGTCATTACTCCCATGTTAAACCCCATTATCTACAGCCTGAGAAACACAGAAGTCAAAGGAGCTCTAAGAAAAGTTTTACATCTTCGGATATGTTCACAGACAGCATGA